Proteins from a genomic interval of Paenibacillus sp. FSL H8-0048:
- a CDS encoding SDR family NAD(P)-dependent oxidoreductase, translating to MSSKASASRLKPRGGAAGPDVAIVGIGCRFPDAGHYTRYWDNMVNHVNSIRPISLERWENGRYGLKKGAELGWDNEQIVKFSAPLQGIDRFDHTFFNLSPREVTSMDPQQRILLEETWHCLEDSGIPLESLQQEGTSVYVGVTGNDYALLALSGGEQVDHYAGLGNFECIAANRISHYLGLTGESLSLDTACSSSLVAVHKARQNLQSGEAKYAIAAGVCLAYHPWRYVSFSKSNMMSRDGQCKAFDENADGFVQGEGVGVLLLQKLEDAIRDGNHIYGVIRGSAVNHCGPSQTIAAPSMTAQKQVIEAALRQSGVDASTVNYIEAHGTGTALGDPIEVEALTQVFRQYTEQNQFCTIGSVKTNIGHLASAAGMAGIIRVLLMMKHKTIPKLLNLTRLNPLLDWEHTPFKVATDNTGWVQVDAQTPLRAGISGFGFGGVNAHVILEAYEPPKPARVSKEPAPGPQIFALSALNSGSLNEGISAWKSYLNAAEINGSAIGGLCRTLLAGRRHCREYRIGAVVRNKEELAEFLEGAATSAERLEPGCKAWSVQFTNVIYKGYPEIKSILQEPYIRRTFEEVIAEIALTEGLSSVRSGITVAKWSKEKLAAHSFIVNYTLAKVLTGLGAEIAAVSGEQQGTLLAMAVCGMITPAQAYSILSGRTTFEETVLRSPERTFIDPVHHVKLQPVNISTSYIADLRSMRIGEADAAAFRHYVEKARILSRTQFTYKKYLRDWDQVPALQEAGLTVDSILNQEELLVAGNDSPEAGWQCVLLLLITYGSLLKLNQKWDLSERITLRDERLNEWVQLVLGEVISKEMAVRLLASPEAEAAGVIEAVREQLNARQSPLSLNRAYTHLHEANTLLPEIADMAGWKHQLQEHSDGQSILQTEMIRLSASDKDSEVYSLSIQNDGISGFQEILLQLWLAGADLDWSRLYPGGSFRKQPLPGYAFNRSRHWMPAPPPAAVPGHPMLDLAKSSPRQLLFVKTLQASDFYVGEHVVDGRVILPGVAYLEMVRAAGELAFGDQVHAIKDVLWVNRLEVADTRDVSIQLTRDSGYLRFQVYTGDMDHPVIHCTGKLYAAKPQQAVPRRFMLDEIRARGGAIVGKDFCYNEVFAGFIGFQYGPSFQATAEALCGDRESLEKLELPPHLQPGFNDYLLHPSLLDAALRAVTWIGGAEAYKQLKLHIPFALGEVIIHGRLTPSCYSYAEIVPETADKAAGMKRFNIYILNEQGEVLVEARDFTIRAIPGNSPLNPASRIQLYTERWQNAEIPAHSGHSPVMTNVLYLTRDHGRRHLLADAFNQGQAAPDHIISVTQATDYSTSDEVAEFTIRPGCEADIHKLLGGLLSRGIRIDAVIDEWDGAQTGLLTGYYTILYLFKTVTLLYKDHPVRYLLGAVCGGQPEAGMLQGLSKALQSINRSFNPSVMYCSTVEEIPFYAAQELLYPQRSSYIEVAYTGSARTSLAILPLASLPEAAFSGFRRHGTYLITGGMGKLGLAVAEYVLRHYEANLVLTGRAALDASRSAELQRLQQCPGQVIYLPGDIAQRDTAIQIVAQAKEVFHSMDGIVHCAGVLGEMALMETTPEQMAEVLLPKIQGALNLDEATRQEKLDFFVLFSSLSSIIGDFGRGAYAAANSYLDRFAVLRAEQVKAGYRSGASLSVNWPVWNEGAMQLTGEEAVQYSRQAGMGQLDTRAGLELLEQLIRTGESRIIVACGEAQQLNRVLGTAAEKAGEEQVLSASVKAAGKRPQLQPGAAGTVLVEAAVQQYLKKVVSQATGVPAVQIEADGNFSKYGIDSIMIMELNGILDKDFSDLPSTLFFEYSSIAGLTGFFMEHHAGFFQQSAGEAEREMATGDGELLNGPAPQIIADQAASEVFHAPLYAAHPADPRFRAAEAAGGDIAIIGLSGQYPMAETLEEFWEVLCRGQDCVTEIPPERWDYRKDYHPEKGKQGKVYTKWGAFMKDVEMFDAGFFHISPREAELMDPQERLMLQTAYHTLEDAGAAPDTLSGKKVGVFIGVMNSHYQLLGAEAYTNGRLVDVRSSFASIANRISYHFNFKGPSLAVDTMCSSALVALHMACESIRHGESELAVVGSVNTIVHPAKYIFLADQRFGSTEGKCRAFGQGGDGYVPGEGVGAVLLKPLAAALRDGDSIYGLIKGTAVNHGGKVSSYTVPNPNAQAELIEEALMKSGVHPRQISYIEAHGTGTALGDPIEVAGLTKAFKKSTSDTQFCALGSVKSNIGHLESAAGMASLTKVLLQMKYKQLVPSILAEQLNENIDFARTPFFVQRSLERWEPLAEETPEGMKLQPLRAGISSFGAGGTNAHMIIEQYVPEVIPAAQQGEQLILLSAKSREKLREQARQLAAFIARQRKGGCVTSGTGEYIAARVQAVQEQCLNMVAEVLGMNPGQIDFDEDLAGLCTDAVHQVRLAGAIKDLLHDPAAQHAPWTNWSLRELMAEISRSLSGELSGGRADTGEYTLRLEDVAYTLQAGREAFDERVAIVVRNLSELEGLLSRFADGEHNLPDVYTASLDPQRDIAAILFQNGPGHEFIRSAITHRQLPQLAQLWLLKAKIDWKLLHDEPSCARVIPLPNYIFDKQRYWIGNSFSAAQAAGPSEASRFVIEPPQISGDPRRMKRSRPVSPVVPAEAEQPSASSAYEVKQCLEQTLEEVIYREAGTINPDLPFSELGVNSVLTLELVDKLNDRLGLSLHSNDLFNYNTLRLLTAHILNMPGHTAVLSGDAEPAADDPVDLNELELLLEGR from the coding sequence ATGAGCTCTAAGGCTTCGGCAAGCAGGCTTAAGCCCCGCGGAGGGGCAGCGGGACCGGATGTGGCTATCGTCGGCATCGGCTGCAGGTTTCCGGATGCCGGTCACTACACCCGTTACTGGGATAACATGGTGAACCATGTGAATTCTATCCGCCCCATCAGTCTTGAACGCTGGGAGAACGGAAGATACGGGCTGAAGAAGGGTGCGGAGCTAGGCTGGGACAATGAGCAAATCGTGAAATTCAGTGCTCCGCTGCAGGGAATAGATAGATTCGATCATACCTTTTTTAACCTGTCGCCCAGAGAGGTAACCAGCATGGACCCACAGCAGCGCATTCTGCTGGAGGAGACCTGGCACTGCCTTGAAGATTCGGGCATTCCGCTGGAGTCGCTTCAGCAGGAAGGGACCTCGGTCTATGTCGGCGTAACCGGCAATGATTATGCGCTTCTCGCCCTGTCCGGCGGCGAACAGGTGGATCATTACGCAGGTCTGGGCAACTTCGAGTGCATTGCGGCGAACCGTATCTCCCATTATCTGGGTCTAACTGGAGAGAGCCTCTCCCTGGATACCGCCTGCTCCTCCTCACTGGTTGCGGTGCATAAGGCAAGACAGAACCTCCAGTCGGGCGAAGCGAAATACGCTATCGCAGCTGGAGTGTGCCTCGCTTACCATCCTTGGCGGTATGTGAGCTTCTCCAAGTCGAATATGATGAGCCGGGACGGGCAATGCAAGGCTTTTGACGAGAATGCAGACGGATTCGTGCAGGGGGAGGGCGTTGGTGTTCTGCTGCTGCAGAAGCTGGAGGATGCGATCCGGGACGGCAACCATATCTATGGTGTCATCCGGGGCAGTGCCGTGAACCACTGTGGTCCGTCGCAGACGATCGCCGCACCAAGCATGACCGCACAGAAGCAAGTGATTGAAGCAGCCCTGCGTCAATCCGGAGTCGATGCTTCAACAGTCAATTATATCGAAGCACATGGTACCGGTACCGCTCTTGGCGATCCAATTGAGGTTGAAGCGCTGACACAGGTATTCAGACAGTACACCGAACAGAATCAGTTCTGCACCATCGGCTCTGTCAAGACGAATATCGGCCATCTGGCAAGTGCCGCCGGGATGGCCGGAATCATCCGGGTGCTGCTGATGATGAAGCATAAGACGATTCCTAAGCTGCTTAATCTGACCCGGCTGAATCCGCTGCTGGACTGGGAGCATACTCCGTTCAAGGTGGCAACGGATAATACCGGCTGGGTGCAAGTAGATGCACAGACTCCACTGCGGGCAGGCATAAGCGGTTTTGGCTTCGGGGGAGTCAATGCCCATGTCATTCTGGAAGCCTATGAGCCGCCGAAGCCCGCCAGGGTAAGCAAGGAACCGGCTCCGGGGCCGCAGATCTTCGCCCTGTCTGCCTTGAATTCCGGCAGTCTGAACGAGGGGATCTCCGCCTGGAAGTCGTACTTGAACGCTGCGGAGATCAACGGGTCTGCCATCGGCGGTCTATGCAGAACGCTGCTGGCAGGCAGACGGCATTGCCGGGAATACAGAATCGGCGCGGTTGTAAGAAACAAGGAGGAGCTGGCAGAATTCCTTGAGGGGGCTGCAACCAGCGCTGAACGGTTAGAGCCGGGCTGCAAGGCATGGTCGGTTCAATTCACCAATGTGATTTATAAAGGGTACCCGGAGATTAAAAGCATCCTGCAAGAACCGTATATCCGCCGGACTTTTGAAGAGGTTATCGCTGAGATTGCGCTGACTGAAGGGCTGTCCTCTGTCCGCAGCGGCATCACAGTTGCCAAATGGAGCAAGGAGAAGCTGGCTGCACACTCCTTCATAGTGAATTATACACTCGCTAAGGTGCTGACCGGCCTCGGGGCCGAGATTGCTGCCGTGAGCGGCGAACAGCAAGGAACGCTGCTCGCTATGGCCGTCTGCGGCATGATAACACCCGCTCAGGCATACAGCATTCTTAGCGGCAGGACCACGTTTGAAGAGACTGTCCTGAGAAGCCCGGAACGGACGTTCATTGATCCGGTTCATCATGTGAAGCTTCAGCCCGTGAACATCAGCACTTCATATATTGCTGACCTGCGCAGTATGCGTATCGGCGAAGCTGATGCGGCAGCGTTCAGGCACTATGTGGAGAAGGCCCGGATTCTGAGCCGGACCCAGTTCACTTACAAGAAGTACTTACGGGACTGGGATCAGGTTCCGGCCCTACAAGAGGCGGGGCTGACTGTAGACTCCATACTCAATCAGGAAGAGCTGCTGGTTGCCGGAAATGATAGCCCGGAGGCGGGGTGGCAGTGCGTTCTGCTGCTGTTGATCACCTACGGCTCGCTGCTGAAGCTGAATCAGAAATGGGACTTGTCGGAGCGGATCACTCTAAGGGATGAACGTCTGAATGAATGGGTTCAGCTTGTCCTGGGAGAGGTGATTTCCAAGGAAATGGCAGTGCGGCTGTTAGCTTCTCCCGAAGCGGAAGCAGCCGGGGTTATTGAAGCGGTGCGGGAACAGCTGAATGCACGGCAGAGTCCATTAAGCTTGAACAGGGCTTACACACATCTGCATGAAGCGAACACTCTGCTGCCGGAAATCGCTGACATGGCGGGCTGGAAGCATCAGCTGCAGGAACACAGCGACGGACAGAGTATTCTGCAGACCGAGATGATCCGGCTGTCAGCGTCAGACAAGGACTCTGAAGTATATTCACTGTCGATCCAGAATGACGGAATCTCCGGGTTCCAAGAGATCCTGCTTCAGTTATGGCTGGCCGGGGCAGATCTGGACTGGAGCCGGTTGTATCCCGGGGGAAGCTTCAGGAAGCAGCCGTTGCCCGGATATGCTTTTAACCGTTCTAGACACTGGATGCCTGCTCCGCCGCCTGCTGCGGTTCCGGGCCATCCGATGCTTGATCTGGCGAAGTCCAGTCCAAGGCAGCTGCTGTTCGTGAAGACACTTCAGGCGAGCGATTTCTACGTTGGTGAGCATGTTGTCGATGGACGGGTGATTCTGCCGGGAGTAGCTTATCTGGAGATGGTCAGAGCCGCTGGTGAGCTGGCTTTCGGTGATCAGGTGCATGCCATTAAGGATGTACTGTGGGTGAACCGGCTGGAAGTGGCCGATACGCGGGATGTCTCCATTCAGCTTACCCGGGATTCAGGGTATTTGAGGTTCCAGGTGTATACCGGGGATATGGACCATCCGGTGATTCATTGTACGGGTAAGCTCTATGCGGCCAAACCGCAGCAGGCGGTACCGCGCAGATTCATGCTTGACGAGATACGGGCAAGGGGCGGAGCCATTGTAGGGAAGGATTTCTGTTACAACGAAGTATTCGCCGGATTCATCGGCTTTCAGTATGGGCCAAGCTTTCAGGCAACGGCTGAAGCGCTCTGCGGTGACAGGGAATCCTTGGAAAAGCTTGAGCTGCCGCCGCATCTGCAGCCCGGCTTCAACGACTACCTGCTGCACCCGTCTCTCTTAGATGCGGCGCTGCGGGCCGTAACCTGGATCGGCGGAGCTGAGGCTTACAAACAGCTCAAACTACATATTCCTTTTGCGCTAGGGGAAGTGATCATTCACGGCAGGCTCACACCAAGCTGCTATTCCTATGCAGAGATTGTTCCTGAGACAGCGGATAAGGCAGCAGGCATGAAGCGGTTCAATATCTATATTCTGAATGAGCAGGGTGAAGTGCTGGTGGAAGCCAGAGACTTCACGATCCGGGCTATTCCGGGCAACTCTCCGCTGAATCCGGCAAGCCGCATTCAATTGTATACCGAACGCTGGCAGAATGCTGAGATCCCCGCTCATTCCGGGCATTCTCCTGTGATGACAAATGTGCTCTATCTGACCCGTGACCACGGAAGGAGGCATCTGCTCGCAGACGCCTTCAACCAAGGGCAAGCGGCACCGGACCACATCATCAGTGTGACTCAGGCGACGGATTACAGCACTTCAGACGAGGTGGCAGAGTTCACCATCCGGCCCGGATGTGAAGCGGATATTCACAAGCTGCTGGGCGGGCTGCTGTCGAGGGGTATAAGAATTGACGCAGTTATAGATGAATGGGACGGGGCACAGACAGGGCTCCTTACCGGTTACTACACGATTCTGTACCTGTTCAAGACGGTTACATTGCTCTACAAAGACCATCCGGTCCGCTATCTGCTGGGTGCAGTCTGTGGAGGCCAGCCGGAAGCGGGGATGCTGCAAGGGTTGTCCAAAGCATTACAGTCCATTAACCGCAGCTTCAATCCGTCCGTGATGTACTGCAGTACCGTTGAAGAAATTCCATTCTATGCGGCGCAGGAGCTGCTCTATCCGCAGCGGTCTTCTTATATAGAAGTCGCCTATACTGGCAGTGCCCGGACCAGTCTTGCTATTCTGCCGCTGGCATCCTTACCGGAGGCTGCATTCAGCGGGTTCCGCAGACATGGAACTTACCTCATTACCGGCGGCATGGGCAAGCTGGGACTTGCGGTGGCCGAATATGTCCTCCGGCATTACGAGGCCAATCTGGTGCTGACCGGAAGAGCCGCGCTGGACGCTTCAAGAAGCGCTGAGCTGCAGCGGCTGCAGCAGTGTCCGGGGCAGGTCATCTATCTGCCCGGCGATATCGCGCAGCGGGATACTGCCATACAGATTGTTGCGCAGGCCAAAGAGGTGTTTCATTCTATGGATGGCATCGTTCACTGTGCCGGAGTACTGGGTGAAATGGCGCTGATGGAGACCACTCCGGAACAGATGGCGGAGGTGCTCCTGCCCAAGATTCAAGGAGCCTTGAATCTGGATGAAGCTACACGGCAGGAGAAGCTGGATTTCTTCGTCCTGTTCTCCTCTCTTTCATCCATTATCGGTGATTTCGGCAGGGGAGCCTATGCCGCAGCCAACAGCTATCTGGACCGGTTCGCCGTGCTGCGCGCGGAGCAGGTTAAGGCAGGATATCGCTCGGGAGCTTCACTGTCGGTCAATTGGCCTGTGTGGAATGAAGGCGCGATGCAGTTGACCGGAGAAGAAGCTGTGCAGTACAGCCGCCAGGCCGGAATGGGTCAGCTGGACACCCGGGCAGGTCTTGAGCTGCTGGAGCAGCTGATCCGCACAGGGGAATCACGCATCATCGTAGCCTGCGGGGAAGCGCAGCAATTGAACCGGGTGCTGGGCACAGCGGCTGAGAAGGCGGGAGAGGAGCAGGTGCTGAGTGCTTCCGTTAAGGCTGCCGGAAAGCGTCCGCAGCTTCAACCTGGTGCTGCCGGGACTGTGCTGGTAGAGGCAGCAGTTCAGCAATATTTAAAAAAAGTCGTGTCTCAGGCAACCGGAGTTCCGGCAGTGCAGATTGAGGCGGACGGCAATTTCTCCAAATACGGCATCGATTCCATCATGATCATGGAGCTGAATGGAATTCTCGATAAGGACTTCTCTGATCTGCCCAGCACCTTGTTCTTTGAATACAGCTCGATCGCGGGCCTGACCGGCTTCTTCATGGAGCATCATGCCGGATTCTTTCAGCAGTCAGCTGGAGAAGCGGAACGGGAGATGGCTACGGGGGATGGAGAGCTATTGAACGGGCCGGCACCGCAGATCATTGCAGATCAAGCGGCAAGTGAAGTGTTCCATGCCCCCCTGTATGCAGCTCATCCCGCTGATCCCCGGTTCCGGGCTGCGGAAGCAGCTGGCGGAGACATTGCGATAATCGGCTTAAGCGGACAGTATCCGATGGCGGAGACGCTGGAGGAATTCTGGGAGGTGCTGTGCCGGGGACAAGACTGTGTCACCGAGATTCCGCCGGAGCGCTGGGATTACCGTAAGGATTACCACCCGGAGAAGGGGAAGCAGGGCAAGGTCTATACCAAATGGGGAGCGTTCATGAAGGATGTGGAAATGTTCGATGCCGGATTCTTCCATATCTCCCCGAGGGAAGCGGAGCTGATGGACCCGCAGGAGCGGCTCATGCTCCAGACCGCGTACCACACGCTGGAGGATGCCGGAGCGGCGCCGGATACACTCTCCGGGAAGAAGGTTGGCGTATTCATTGGCGTGATGAACTCCCATTATCAGCTCCTTGGCGCGGAAGCATACACTAACGGCCGGCTGGTGGATGTGCGTTCATCGTTCGCGTCCATTGCCAACCGGATCTCCTATCATTTCAACTTCAAGGGGCCGAGTCTGGCGGTGGATACGATGTGCTCCTCAGCACTGGTAGCCCTGCATATGGCCTGTGAGAGTATCCGGCACGGCGAGAGCGAGCTGGCGGTAGTCGGGAGTGTCAATACCATTGTGCATCCGGCAAAATACATCTTCCTGGCCGATCAGCGCTTCGGCTCCACGGAAGGCAAGTGCAGGGCATTCGGCCAGGGTGGAGACGGTTATGTTCCCGGCGAGGGCGTAGGCGCAGTCCTGCTGAAGCCGCTGGCGGCGGCGCTCAGGGACGGGGACTCGATCTATGGCCTGATCAAAGGAACGGCGGTGAATCACGGCGGCAAGGTCAGCTCATATACAGTGCCTAACCCGAACGCCCAAGCCGAGCTGATCGAAGAGGCGCTGATGAAGTCGGGCGTGCACCCCAGACAGATCAGTTATATTGAAGCCCATGGCACCGGTACGGCGCTGGGAGATCCTATTGAGGTGGCCGGCTTAACGAAAGCCTTCAAGAAATCCACTTCGGATACCCAGTTCTGCGCCCTGGGTTCCGTCAAGAGCAATATCGGCCATCTGGAATCGGCTGCCGGTATGGCTTCCTTGACCAAGGTACTGCTGCAAATGAAGTATAAACAGCTGGTTCCCTCTATTCTGGCCGAGCAGCTTAACGAGAATATCGATTTCGCAAGAACGCCGTTCTTCGTGCAGCGCTCGCTTGAGCGGTGGGAACCGCTGGCGGAGGAGACGCCGGAAGGGATGAAGCTCCAGCCGCTAAGGGCTGGCATCAGCTCCTTCGGGGCAGGCGGCACGAACGCTCATATGATCATCGAGCAATATGTGCCGGAAGTCATTCCTGCTGCGCAGCAGGGAGAGCAGTTAATCCTGCTGTCCGCCAAGAGCAGGGAGAAGCTGCGGGAACAGGCCAGACAGCTTGCTGCATTCATTGCCCGGCAGCGGAAGGGTGGCTGTGTTACTTCGGGCACTGGAGAATATATTGCCGCCAGAGTGCAGGCTGTTCAGGAGCAATGTCTGAATATGGTGGCTGAGGTGCTTGGCATGAATCCCGGACAGATCGACTTCGATGAAGACTTGGCCGGACTGTGTACGGATGCTGTGCATCAGGTCAGATTAGCCGGTGCGATTAAGGATTTACTTCATGACCCTGCCGCTCAGCACGCACCGTGGACCAACTGGTCCCTGCGGGAGCTGATGGCCGAGATAAGCCGGAGCCTTAGCGGCGAATTATCCGGCGGACGGGCGGATACGGGTGAGTATACACTGCGGCTGGAGGATGTCGCCTATACGCTGCAAGCGGGACGGGAAGCTTTTGACGAGCGGGTGGCTATTGTAGTGCGTAATCTCAGTGAGCTTGAGGGCCTATTGAGCCGCTTCGCTGACGGAGAGCATAATCTGCCGGATGTCTACACAGCCAGCCTGGACCCTCAGCGCGATATCGCGGCTATCCTGTTCCAGAACGGGCCCGGGCACGAGTTCATCCGCAGCGCCATTACCCATAGACAATTGCCGCAGCTTGCCCAGCTCTGGCTGCTGAAGGCGAAGATTGACTGGAAGCTCCTGCATGATGAGCCGAGCTGTGCAAGGGTGATTCCGCTGCCTAATTATATTTTTGACAAGCAAAGATACTGGATCGGCAATAGCTTCTCAGCAGCCCAAGCCGCAGGCCCTTCCGAAGCCAGCCGTTTCGTCATTGAACCGCCGCAGATCTCTGGTGATCCCCGCCGGATGAAACGCTCCCGTCCAGTGTCGCCGGTAGTACCGGCTGAAGCTGAACAGCCCAGTGCGTCTAGTGCCTATGAGGTGAAGCAATGTCTGGAACAGACACTGGAGGAAGTCATTTATAGGGAAGCGGGGACTATCAACCCCGACCTTCCATTCTCGGAGCTGGGTGTGAACTCTGTGCTGACGCTGGAGCTGGTGGACAAGCTGAATGACAGACTTGGCCTGAGCCTGCACTCCAATGATCTGTTCAACTACAATACGCTGCGGCTGCTGACTGCCCATATTCTTAATATGCCAGGTCACACGGCAGTCCTGTCCGGGGATGCTGAACCGGCGGCGGATGATCCGGTTGATCTGAATGAACTTGAACTTCTATTGGAGGGAAGATAA
- a CDS encoding indolepyruvate oxidoreductase subunit beta has product MNTATSIILAGVGGKGVITVTNVLSQGLVALGYDVKVSEVHGMSQRGGSVHAQVRFGDKIYSPLIEMGTADYIVGFDQIEALRWGSFLKKDGRMLVNLAELNEDIYKGKYDDSFSRYMHVSFVEGRAIAKETGNVRNENFVMLGALLQLLGFEFAAWKSTMEKYIKKQYQEDSILALLRGMRDQAAMEEKETVYEL; this is encoded by the coding sequence ATGAACACAGCTACAAGCATTATTTTGGCCGGTGTAGGCGGAAAAGGTGTCATTACTGTAACCAATGTGTTGTCACAGGGACTGGTGGCACTCGGGTATGACGTTAAGGTCTCCGAGGTGCACGGCATGTCGCAAAGAGGCGGAAGCGTGCATGCACAGGTCAGGTTCGGCGACAAAATATATTCCCCGCTGATTGAGATGGGTACTGCGGACTATATCGTCGGCTTCGACCAGATTGAAGCCCTGCGCTGGGGAAGCTTTCTGAAGAAGGACGGGCGGATGCTCGTGAATCTTGCGGAGTTGAATGAGGATATTTACAAGGGGAAATACGATGACAGCTTCAGCCGCTACATGCATGTCTCTTTTGTTGAAGGACGGGCCATCGCCAAGGAAACGGGAAATGTGCGGAATGAGAATTTTGTCATGCTGGGCGCGCTCCTGCAGCTGCTCGGATTCGAATTCGCCGCCTGGAAGAGCACGATGGAGAAGTATATCAAGAAGCAATACCAAGAGGACAGCATTCTCGCCCTGCTGAGAGGGATGAGGGACCAGGCTGCTATGGAAGAAAAGGAGACTGTGTATGAGCTCTAA
- the iorA gene encoding indolepyruvate ferredoxin oxidoreductase subunit alpha encodes MKALMMGNEAIARGAYEANCKIISSYPGTPSTEIVESISVYEGVYAEWAPNEKVALEVAAGACIAGIRSLTTMKHVGVNVAADPLFNMTYEGVNAGLVIVSADDPGIHSSQNEQDNRIYASHAKMPLIEPSSSQECKDMMLEAYEISERFNTPVLFRTTTRVSHSKGIVEFQEGLAVEERYKTYKKNKLDRLLLPAISRRRHLEIEANLLEIQAYSNSSPLNVLEFSSPDIGIVTSGISYQYVKEVFGNTVSVLKLGMSYPFPDEKARAFAAQVNRIYVVEEGEPFIETSLKAMGIACTGKEIIPVCGELNPEIIRKAITREEMDCYEAVQVPPRPPRLCAGCGYLGLYSAVKQHRDILAAGDIGCYTLGGTEPIKALDTVLCMGASISMATGMQRTQDFKPLGKKVFAFIGDSTFFHSGMTGLLNAVYNKTPIVVCILDNRSTSMTGNQENPGTGRTLQGSTSEPIRIEDIVLALGIKPDNLIILDPTNLQETQQCVETAKLSTEPFVIISRHPCELLKNKTETKRKYVNDNASCVNCKKCTMLGCSAIKIVDRQIIIDPLECKGCSICQQVCPYDSIKEA; translated from the coding sequence ATGAAAGCTCTAATGATGGGTAATGAGGCAATTGCCAGAGGCGCTTATGAAGCAAATTGTAAAATCATTTCATCGTACCCCGGAACACCGAGCACAGAGATTGTCGAGAGCATCAGTGTCTATGAAGGCGTATATGCCGAGTGGGCACCCAACGAGAAGGTGGCGCTGGAAGTGGCGGCAGGCGCATGTATCGCCGGTATCCGCAGTCTGACCACCATGAAGCATGTAGGGGTCAATGTGGCGGCTGATCCGCTATTCAATATGACCTATGAGGGTGTGAATGCGGGCCTTGTCATTGTCTCGGCAGATGATCCGGGCATCCATTCCTCCCAGAACGAGCAGGACAACCGTATTTACGCCAGTCATGCCAAGATGCCATTAATAGAACCCTCAAGCTCCCAGGAATGCAAAGATATGATGCTTGAAGCCTATGAGATCAGTGAGCGCTTCAATACACCGGTCCTGTTCAGGACGACTACCCGGGTCTCCCATTCCAAAGGAATAGTAGAATTCCAGGAAGGGCTGGCTGTGGAAGAGAGGTATAAGACCTATAAGAAGAACAAGCTGGACCGGCTGCTGCTTCCGGCCATCTCCAGGCGACGTCATCTCGAAATTGAAGCAAATCTCCTGGAAATTCAAGCCTATTCCAACTCCTCCCCTCTAAATGTACTGGAATTCAGCTCCCCGGATATCGGCATTGTCACCAGCGGAATATCCTATCAATATGTTAAGGAAGTATTCGGAAATACAGTATCTGTGCTGAAGCTGGGTATGAGCTACCCGTTCCCGGATGAGAAGGCCCGCGCATTCGCTGCACAGGTCAACAGGATCTATGTAGTCGAGGAAGGCGAACCGTTCATCGAGACCTCCCTGAAGGCCATGGGCATTGCCTGCACCGGCAAGGAGATCATTCCCGTCTGCGGTGAGCTGAATCCGGAGATTATCCGGAAAGCCATCACCCGCGAAGAAATGGACTGCTACGAAGCTGTCCAAGTACCGCCGCGACCGCCGCGGCTGTGTGCAGGCTGCGGATATCTGGGACTGTACAGCGCGGTCAAGCAGCACAGGGATATTCTGGCCGCCGGAGATATCGGCTGTTACACCTTAGGTGGAACGGAGCCGATCAAAGCCCTGGATACGGTGCTCTGTATGGGAGCATCCATCTCCATGGCCACAGGCATGCAGCGGACCCAGGATTTCAAGCCGCTGGGCAAGAAGGTATTTGCCTTCATTGGCGACTCCACCTTTTTTCACTCAGGCATGACCGGGCTGCTGAACGCCGTTTACAACAAGACCCCTATCGTCGTTTGCATTCTGGACAACCGCTCCACCTCCATGACCGGCAATCAAGAGAATCCGGGCACCGGACGCACGCTGCAAGGCAGTACTTCGGAGCCTATACGGATTGAAGATATTGTGCTCGCACTGGGCATCAAACCGGATAACCTCATCATACTCGACCCCACTAACCTCCAAGAAACGCAGCAGTGTGTGGAGACCGCCAAGCTCAGCACTGAACCATTCGTCATCATCTCCAGGCATCCTTGCGAACTTCTCAAAAACAAAACCGAAACCAAAAGAAAATATGTTAATGACAACGCCAGCTGTGTAAACTGCAAAAAATGTACCATGCTGGGCTGCTCGGCGATCAAAATTGTGGACCGCCAAATCATTATTGATCCGCTCGAATGCAAGGGCTGCAGCATCTGCCAGCAGGTATGTCCCTATGACAGCATTAAGGAGGCTTAA
- a CDS encoding DinB family protein, translating into MSESNHAFGQALVKSLVGERGHIPIARALPDLTLELAGYTIEGIPYSIYQLVKHMGYWQDFMLTHLEGGRPQPPASVQESWPAEKAPAEESQLQEAIMHLLEGVDKAVAIAQTVQLDEPLAHFPGETKGGLLRNIASHNSYHLGEIVLLRRLQGAWPPPGGGYPA; encoded by the coding sequence ATGTCCGAATCCAATCATGCTTTTGGACAAGCACTGGTGAAATCTCTGGTAGGGGAACGCGGACATATTCCGATTGCCCGGGCCTTGCCGGATCTGACACTTGAGCTTGCAGGTTATACAATAGAAGGAATTCCCTACTCCATCTACCAGTTGGTGAAGCATATGGGCTACTGGCAGGACTTCATGCTGACCCATCTGGAGGGGGGCCGCCCACAGCCGCCTGCAAGTGTACAGGAGAGCTGGCCTGCGGAGAAGGCCCCGGCAGAAGAGTCCCAGCTTCAAGAGGCGATTATGCATCTGCTGGAAGGGGTCGATAAGGCAGTTGCCATTGCCCAGACCGTCCAGCTAGACGAGCCATTAGCCCATTTTCCAGGAGAAACCAAGGGCGGGCTTCTACGTAACATTGCCTCTCATAACTCCTATCATCTGGGGGAGATTGTTCTGCTCCGCCGTCTGCAGGGAGCGTGGCCGCCGCCGGGGGGCGGGTATCCTGCTTAA